In the genome of Hyphobacterium sp. CCMP332, one region contains:
- the rpsO gene encoding 30S ribosomal protein S15, which produces MSITKEEKAKVFAEFGSSKTDTGSAEGQIALFTTRIKNLTDHLKTNKKDYSSRRGLLQLVGKRKKMLKYLQHTDIERYRAIISKLDLRK; this is translated from the coding sequence ATGTCGATTACAAAAGAAGAAAAAGCAAAAGTATTTGCAGAATTTGGTTCTAGCAAAACAGACACAGGTTCAGCTGAAGGCCAAATAGCTCTATTTACAACAAGAATAAAGAACCTGACTGATCACCTTAAGACCAATAAAAAAGACTATTCCTCAAGAAGAGGTTTACTACAACTCGTTGGTAAGCGTAAGAAAATGCTTAAATACTTACAGCACACGGATATAGAAAGATACCGTGCCATAATTTCCAAATTGGATCTTAGAAAGTAA
- the pnp gene encoding polyribonucleotide nucleotidyltransferase, with the protein MKPQFHKKIISSTNGREIILETGRFARQADAAVTVQMGNAIILATVVSSKEAKEGVDFLPLSVDYQEKFASSGKIPGGFLKREGRLSDHEVLICRLVDRALRPLFPDDYHADTQVNIQMISADDNVAPDALAALAASTALSISDIPFNGPISETRVVRVDGKFKCNPSPAEIIESDIDIMVGATADNVSMVEGEFAEVSEEEMIEAIQFGHAEIKLHCQAQKELEKELGKTEKREYSHENSDEELQKMIHEATYQKVYDICKEGIADKNLRKEKFSAVKEEFVASLPEDHEYDSFLIGKYYHDVEKKAARTALLDTHIRLDGRKTDEIRPIWTEINYLPSAHGSAIFTRGETQSLTTVTLGTKLDEQLIDSAMRKGTNKFMLHYNFPGFSTGEVRPNRGPGRREIGHGNLALRALKRVIPTDENNPYTIRVVSDIMESNGSSSMATVCAGSLALMDAGIKISSPVSGIAMGLITDAETGKYAVLSDILGDEDHLGDMDFKVTGTTKGITACQMDIKIDGLSNEILVKALKQANEGRLHILNEMNKTISAPNSDLKPFAPRSTNMVIEKDMIGAVIGPGGKVIQEIQNTTGATVVIEEIDNKGHVNIFSSDAVAMEAAINWIKGIIAVPEVGETYEGTVKSIMPYGAFIEFLPGKQGLLHVSEIKWERVEKVEDVLEEGEEIMVKLLDVDKRTGKFKLSRKVLLPKPEKTESE; encoded by the coding sequence ATGAAACCCCAATTTCATAAGAAGATCATTAGCTCTACAAATGGTAGAGAAATTATATTAGAAACAGGAAGATTTGCCCGACAGGCAGATGCGGCAGTAACAGTTCAAATGGGCAATGCCATTATTTTAGCTACCGTAGTAAGTTCAAAAGAAGCTAAAGAAGGTGTAGATTTTCTTCCACTTTCTGTTGATTACCAGGAAAAATTTGCTTCATCTGGAAAAATTCCCGGTGGATTTCTAAAAAGAGAAGGAAGACTTTCTGACCACGAAGTGCTGATATGCAGACTCGTAGACAGAGCTTTGCGACCTCTTTTCCCCGATGATTATCACGCGGACACTCAGGTAAATATACAAATGATATCTGCCGATGATAATGTAGCACCGGATGCCCTTGCAGCTCTTGCTGCTTCCACGGCTTTATCCATTTCAGATATTCCGTTCAACGGACCTATTTCTGAAACCAGAGTGGTTCGGGTTGATGGCAAATTCAAATGTAATCCTTCACCGGCTGAAATAATCGAAAGCGATATTGACATTATGGTAGGCGCAACAGCTGATAATGTGTCAATGGTTGAAGGGGAGTTTGCAGAAGTCTCCGAAGAGGAAATGATCGAAGCCATCCAATTTGGACATGCCGAGATCAAATTACATTGCCAGGCTCAAAAAGAATTAGAAAAAGAGTTGGGCAAAACAGAGAAAAGAGAATACAGTCATGAAAACTCGGATGAGGAACTTCAGAAAATGATTCATGAAGCTACTTATCAAAAGGTTTATGATATATGTAAAGAAGGTATAGCCGATAAAAACCTGAGAAAGGAAAAATTTAGTGCTGTAAAAGAAGAATTTGTCGCAAGCTTGCCTGAAGATCATGAATACGATTCATTCCTTATTGGAAAATACTATCATGACGTAGAGAAGAAAGCAGCCAGAACAGCCTTATTGGATACTCATATCCGTTTGGATGGTAGAAAAACAGATGAAATAAGACCTATATGGACTGAAATTAACTATCTGCCTTCTGCGCATGGTTCGGCTATTTTCACGAGAGGCGAAACGCAATCTTTAACGACAGTCACATTGGGAACAAAGCTTGATGAGCAATTGATTGATTCAGCAATGCGTAAAGGAACCAATAAGTTTATGCTTCACTACAATTTCCCTGGATTTTCTACTGGAGAGGTGAGGCCTAATCGAGGACCGGGAAGAAGAGAAATCGGTCATGGCAACCTGGCTTTGAGAGCATTGAAAAGAGTTATTCCCACAGATGAGAATAATCCATATACAATTCGTGTAGTTTCAGATATTATGGAGTCCAACGGTTCGAGTTCAATGGCTACTGTTTGCGCAGGTTCATTGGCACTTATGGATGCGGGTATCAAAATATCTTCGCCTGTTTCCGGAATAGCTATGGGATTGATCACCGATGCTGAAACCGGAAAATATGCTGTTCTTTCTGATATCCTTGGTGATGAAGATCATCTTGGGGATATGGATTTTAAAGTAACCGGTACTACCAAAGGAATTACTGCTTGTCAAATGGATATCAAAATTGACGGATTATCCAATGAAATTTTGGTAAAAGCTCTAAAGCAAGCCAATGAAGGCAGACTTCATATTTTGAACGAAATGAACAAAACCATTTCTGCTCCTAATTCTGATCTTAAGCCTTTTGCTCCAAGATCAACGAACATGGTCATTGAAAAAGACATGATCGGTGCTGTGATAGGCCCGGGTGGAAAAGTGATCCAGGAAATACAAAATACAACCGGTGCAACTGTTGTTATTGAAGAAATTGATAACAAAGGCCATGTAAATATTTTCTCTTCAGATGCAGTGGCCATGGAAGCGGCCATTAATTGGATTAAGGGAATTATTGCTGTACCTGAAGTAGGAGAGACCTACGAAGGAACAGTGAAGTCCATTATGCCTTATGGAGCATTTATTGAATTCCTTCCCGGCAAACAGGGACTTTTACATGTATCTGAGATAAAGTGGGAAAGGGTAGAGAAAGTAGAAGATGTCCTTGAAGAAGGAGAGGAGATCATGGTAAAATTACTGGATGTAGATAAAAGAACAGGAAAATTCAAACTTTCCAGAAAAGTTCTCCTTCCAAAACCTGAAAAGACAGAAAGTGAATAA